A region of Vigna radiata var. radiata cultivar VC1973A chromosome 10, Vradiata_ver6, whole genome shotgun sequence DNA encodes the following proteins:
- the LOC106775197 gene encoding 50S ribosomal protein L34, chloroplastic has product MASLSLCIATKVPSPSASLILTAPKPSSLSLNVGRSSFFNVRSPLLHSSFLSSPSHLSSSFTGLSLGLELTSNVGARRGKGGGLVVRAGKAALCQTKRNRSRKSLARTHGFRKRMSTPGGRAILRRRRAKGRKVLCTKSHPNSGK; this is encoded by the exons ATGGCTTCCTTATCGCTTTGCATAGCCACGAAAGTGCCCAGTCCCTCAGCTTCTCTCATTCTCACTGCCCCAAAACCATCTTCACTCTCTCTCAACGTTGGCCGCAGCAGTTTCTTCAACGTTCGCTCTCCTCTCCTCCATTCTTCCTTCCTCTCCTCTCCTTCCCATCTCTCTTCCTCCTTTACAG GGTTGTCACTTGGATTGGAGTTGACATCTAATGTTGGGGCGAGAAGAGGAAAAGGTGGTGGGTTGGTTGTGAGGGCAGGGAAGGCTGCTCTTTGTCAGACAAAGAGAAACAGATCAAGAAAATCATTGGCACGCACTCATGGTTTCCGCAAACGAATGAGCACACCTGGTGGAAGAGCTATTTTAAGACGACGACGTGCCAAGGGACGGAAAGTTCTTTGCACCAAGTCCCACCCAAATAGTGGAAAGTAG
- the LOC106774951 gene encoding ervatamin-B-like — MKHFIAVCAVMLWTCAYQAMSRTLYESSVAEAFQHWKSQHGRTYADDAXKGKRFKIFVKNLEYIEKFNNAGNKNYRLGLNPFSDLTEEEFIASHTGLKVNSSLPRSTPATPLNVKDIPKSLDWRERGAVTNVKDQGVCACCWAFSAVAAVEGIFQITNKKLISFSEQQLVDCDNDNHGCQGGYMDNAFNYIKENGGIASENDYPYQATGGRCQTAQLAAQISGYVDVPENSEEQLLQAVAKQPVSVAVAINQNFRLYESDVFEGPCGPELNHAVTIIGYGATEDGKKYWLIKNSWGERWGENGYMKLLRGSGVHGGVCGETMKPSYPTFVSN, encoded by the exons ATGAAGCATTTCATTGCTGTTTGCGCTGTGATGTTGTGGACATGTGCTTATCAAGCTATGTCCCGAACATTGTATGAATCTTCTGTTGCTGAAGCATTCCAGCACTGGAAGTCCCAACACGGACGCACATACGCTGATGATGCAGANAAAGGAAAACGgttcaaaatatttgtaaagaaCTTGGAATACATAGAGAAGTTCAACAATGCTGGGAACAAGAATTACAGGTTGGGACTGAATCCATTTTCTGACTTAACCGAAGAAGAGTTTATCGCTTCACACACAGGACTCAAGGTGAACTCAAGCCTACCACGTTCAACCCCAGCTACACCCTTGAATGTGAAGGATATTCCAAAAAGCTTGGACTGGAGAGAGAGAGGAGCCGTCACCAATGTTAAGGACCAAGGTGTATGTG CATGCTGTTGGGCCTTTTCAGCCGTGGCAGCTGTAGAAGGCATTTTCCAAATAACTAACAAAAAGTTGATCTCATTCTCGGAGCAACAATTAGTGGACTGTGATAACGATAATCATGGGTGTCAGGGAGGTTACATGGATAATGCATTCaactatataaaagaaaacGGAGGTATTGCTTCCGAAAACGATTACCCATACCAAGCAACTGGTGGAAGATGCCAGACGGCACAGCTCGCAGCTCAAATAAGTGGATATGTAGATGTACCTGAAAATAGCGAAGAACAACTACTACAAGCCGTGGCGAAGCAACCCGTGTCAGTTGCCGTTGctattaatcaaaattttaggTTATACGAGAGCGATGTATTTGAGGGACCATGCGGCCCTGAGCTCAACCACGCAGTTACAATCATTGGTTATGGCGCCACCGAAGACGGAAAAAAGTACTGGTTGATAAAGAATTCATGGGGTGAAAGATGGGGAGAGAACGGATACATGAAGTTACTGAGGGGCAGTGGTGTGCATGGAGGTGTTTGTGGCGAGACTATGAAACCTTCTTATCCaacttttgtttcaaattaa
- the LOC106774952 gene encoding zingipain-1-like, which translates to MATSVQMKHFIAVCAVMLWTCAYQAMSRTLYESSVAEAFQHWKSQHGRTYADDAEKGKRFKIFVKNLEYIEKFNNAGNKSYKLGLNPFSDLTEEEFIASHTGLKVNSSLPRSTPATPLNVEDIPTSLDWRERGAVTDVKDQGRCGSCWAFSAVAAVEGIFQITNKKLISFSEQQLVDCDNDSYGCDGGLPDKAFDYITENGGIAKESDYPYQGIDGTCQTAQIAAQISGYADVPENSEEQLLQAVANQPVSVGVAVNQNFKAYESDVFEGPCGNQLNHAVAIIGYGTTEDGKKFWLIKNSWGERWGENGYMKLLRDSGEHGGVCGVAMQASYPVM; encoded by the exons ATGGCTACTTCAGTTCAAATGAAGCATTTCATTGCTGTTTGCGCTGTGATGTTGTGGACATGTGCTTATCAAGCTATGTCCCGAACATTGTATGAATCTTCTGTTGCTGAAGCATTCCAGCACTGGAAGTCCCAACACGGACGCACATACGCTGATGATGCAGAAAAAGGAAAACGgttcaaaatatttgtaaagaaCTTGGAATACATAGAGAAGTTCAACAATGCCGGGAACAAGAGTTACAAGTTGGGACTGAATCCATTTTCTGACTTAACCGAAGAAGAGTTTATCGCTTCACACACAGGACTCAAGGTGAACTCAAGCCTACCACGTTCAACCCCAGCTACACCCTTGAATGTGGAGGATATTCCGACAAGCTTGGACTGGAGAGAGAGAGGAGCCGTCACCGATGTTAAGGACCAAGGTCGATGTG GAAGCTGTTGGGCCTTTTCAGCCGTGGCAGCTGTAGAAGGCATTTTCCAAATAACTAACAAGAAGTTGATCTCATTCTCAGAGCAACAATTAGTGGACTGCGATAACGATAGCTACGGGTGTGATGGAGGTTTACCGGATAAGGCATTCGACTATATCACAGAAAACGGGGGTATCGCTAAAGAAAGTGACTACCCATATCAAGGAATTGATGGAACATGTCAGACGGCACAGATCGCAGCTCAAATAAGTGGTTATGCAGATGTACCTGAAAACAGTGAAGAGCAACTACTACAAGCCGTGGCCAACCAACCTGTGTCTGTTGGCGTTGCTGTTAATCAAAACTTTAAGGCATACGAGAGTGATGTATTTGAAGGACCATGCGGGAATCAGCTGAACCACGCAGTTGCTATAATTGGTTATGGTACTACCGAAGACGGCAAAAAGTTCTGGTTGATAAAGAATTCATGGGGTGAAAGATGGGGAGAGAACGGATACATGAAGTTGCTGAGGGACAGTGGTGAACATGGAGGTGTTTGTGGCGTGGCTATGCAAGCTTCTTACCCAGTTATGtag